In a single window of the Bradyrhizobium sp. ORS 285 genome:
- a CDS encoding DUF5682 family protein, which translates to MASAQPDRLHLLGIRHHGPGSARAVLTALDAADPAVVLIEGPPDADELISFAASPAMVPPIALLVHAQDDAANASFFPFAMFSPEWQAIRWALEKGRPVRFIDLPASHRLAERAKAAKQEDDAGEASPEDAGAAAPDQPETIDPQLAQIRRDPLAYLSTLAGYDDSETWWNALVEQGTHGPEIFAALEAAIGALREKIDPLPYQPADEAERELRREAHMRLEIAAALGAQDGPVAVVCGAWHVPALRKKVALKDDRALLKGLTKVTATWVPWTETRLAASSGYGAGVISPGWYAHLWQGLQHDQATALDATGFTTRWQARVAELLRRNGRPASTASVIEASRLAITLAALRDVALPGLAEMREASLATLCEGETALFRLIEQQLIIGQRVGEIDDSVPQMPLAADLARWQRKLKLKPEALDSDVALDLRSEAGLAKSQLLHRLALIQVPWGRLQGSGQSRGTFRENWRLRWEPEFSVRLVEALVHGTTVAQAAGNAAVSNAQTATSLNMVAAIVRGCLEAGLSEAAETTIALLQQRSAATSDVTNLTEAVPPLAEILRYGTARELPTEALRLLVISLVEAICAGLVYACRNLQADVAADLRGRLARLDAAIGLIEDAGLREGWRRALASVANDAAAHPLLKGLASRALYDHGVVSPEQTALALSRALSHSVPTLQAGDWLDGFLGQSGQVLLHDHALRRIIDGWLAAIDDEAFNNLLPVMRRAFSSFDRNERRRLLDELAKQRPLAVATTTEVAPLQPLTPLPAGTADFEAALPLLLTILGADRPMKDAKR; encoded by the coding sequence ATGGCATCTGCTCAGCCCGATCGCCTGCATCTCCTCGGCATAAGGCATCACGGGCCGGGCTCGGCACGCGCGGTGCTCACGGCGCTCGATGCCGCCGATCCCGCGGTCGTGCTGATCGAAGGGCCGCCGGATGCCGACGAGCTGATCAGTTTCGCCGCCTCGCCAGCGATGGTGCCGCCGATCGCGCTGCTGGTGCACGCGCAGGACGACGCGGCGAATGCGAGCTTCTTTCCGTTCGCGATGTTCTCGCCCGAATGGCAGGCGATCCGCTGGGCGCTGGAGAAGGGACGCCCGGTCCGCTTCATCGATCTTCCGGCGTCGCATCGGCTCGCCGAACGGGCCAAAGCGGCGAAGCAAGAGGATGATGCGGGCGAGGCCTCACCGGAGGACGCCGGCGCAGCTGCGCCGGATCAGCCTGAGACGATCGATCCGCAGCTTGCGCAGATCCGGCGCGATCCCCTGGCCTATCTCTCGACATTGGCCGGCTATGACGACAGCGAGACCTGGTGGAATGCGCTCGTCGAGCAGGGCACGCACGGACCGGAGATCTTTGCCGCGCTGGAAGCGGCGATCGGCGCGCTGCGCGAGAAGATCGATCCCCTGCCCTATCAGCCTGCGGACGAAGCGGAGCGCGAGCTGCGCCGCGAGGCGCATATGCGCCTGGAAATCGCGGCCGCGCTGGGCGCGCAGGATGGCCCTGTCGCCGTGGTTTGCGGCGCCTGGCACGTGCCGGCGTTGCGCAAGAAGGTCGCGCTGAAGGATGATCGTGCACTGCTCAAGGGACTGACCAAGGTGACCGCGACCTGGGTGCCGTGGACCGAGACGCGGCTCGCCGCGTCCTCCGGCTATGGCGCCGGGGTGATCTCTCCCGGCTGGTACGCGCATCTGTGGCAGGGGCTCCAGCACGACCAGGCGACTGCACTCGATGCCACCGGCTTCACGACGCGCTGGCAGGCGCGTGTGGCCGAGCTGCTGCGGCGAAACGGCCGGCCGGCGTCGACGGCGTCCGTCATCGAGGCGTCACGGCTGGCGATCACGCTCGCCGCGTTGCGCGACGTGGCGCTGCCGGGACTGGCGGAGATGCGCGAGGCGAGCCTTGCCACGCTCTGCGAAGGCGAGACCGCGCTGTTTCGCCTGATCGAGCAGCAGCTCATCATCGGGCAACGTGTCGGCGAGATCGACGACAGCGTGCCACAGATGCCTCTCGCCGCGGATCTCGCGCGCTGGCAGCGCAAGCTGAAGCTCAAGCCCGAGGCGCTGGACAGTGACGTCGCGCTCGATTTGCGCAGCGAGGCGGGTCTCGCCAAGTCGCAACTGCTGCATCGCCTCGCTTTGATCCAGGTGCCGTGGGGACGGCTGCAAGGATCGGGACAGAGCCGCGGCACCTTTCGTGAGAACTGGCGGCTGCGCTGGGAGCCGGAATTCTCGGTGCGCCTGGTCGAGGCGCTGGTGCACGGCACGACGGTCGCGCAGGCCGCGGGCAATGCCGCGGTCAGCAACGCGCAGACGGCGACGTCGCTGAACATGGTCGCCGCCATCGTGCGCGGCTGTCTCGAAGCCGGCCTGAGCGAGGCCGCCGAGACCACGATCGCGCTGCTGCAGCAGCGCTCGGCGGCCACCAGCGACGTCACGAATCTTACCGAGGCCGTGCCGCCGCTGGCCGAGATCCTGCGCTATGGCACGGCGCGCGAGCTGCCGACCGAGGCGCTGCGGCTGCTGGTGATCAGCCTGGTCGAGGCGATCTGCGCCGGGCTCGTCTATGCCTGCCGCAACCTGCAGGCTGATGTCGCGGCCGATCTGCGGGGCAGGCTGGCGCGGCTCGACGCTGCGATCGGGCTGATCGAGGATGCCGGCCTGCGCGAGGGATGGCGGCGCGCGCTGGCATCCGTCGCCAATGATGCGGCGGCGCATCCCCTGTTGAAGGGACTCGCGAGCCGCGCGCTCTATGATCACGGCGTGGTCTCGCCGGAGCAGACGGCGCTCGCTCTGTCGCGCGCACTCTCGCACAGCGTGCCGACCTTGCAGGCCGGCGACTGGCTCGACGGCTTTCTCGGCCAGAGCGGCCAGGTGCTGCTGCACGACCACGCGCTGCGCCGGATCATCGACGGCTGGCTCGCGGCGATCGATGACGAGGCGTTCAACAATCTGCTGCCTGTGATGCGCCGCGCTTTCTCGAGCTTCGATCGCAACGAGCGACGGCGGCTGCTCGATGAGCTCGCGAAACAGCGTCCGCTGGCTGTGGCGACGACGACCGAGGTCGCGCCCTTGCAGCCGCTGACGCCGCTGCCTGCCGGAACTGCCGATTTCGAGGCCGCGCTGCCGCTGCTTCTGACGATCCTCGGCGCAGACCGGCCGATGAAGGATGCCAAGCGATGA
- a CDS encoding AAA family ATPase codes for MTTADVSSQDAQLRRSAEALHAHELEALAQEDTRARPAQWRLSPQAVVTYLMGGRTRSGVEISPKYIGNRRLIETAVATLATDRALLILGVPGTAKSWVSEHLAAAISGSSEMIVQCTAGTDENQIRYGWNYALLLAKGPSREAMVATPLMRAMEAGRIVRFEELTRMPSDVQDTLITVLSEKLMPIPEINDSIHATRGFNMIATANARDKGVNELSSALKRRFNVVVLPLPGDLDEEVKIVTKRVGEIGGGLELPKIAPADQEIMRIVTVFRELRDGQTLDGRLKLKSPSGSLSTAEAIAVTIGAWAEAGHFGSGEIDAQSMAANLVGAIVKDPVQDKVVLQEYLETVVRERKPWADLYGAIRDVM; via the coding sequence ATGACCACTGCCGATGTGAGCTCACAAGACGCCCAGCTGCGCCGCTCCGCTGAGGCGCTGCATGCCCATGAGCTCGAGGCGCTGGCGCAGGAGGACACCCGCGCGCGGCCGGCGCAGTGGCGGTTGTCGCCGCAGGCGGTCGTCACCTATCTGATGGGCGGCCGCACCAGATCCGGCGTCGAGATCTCGCCGAAATATATCGGCAACCGCCGGCTGATCGAGACCGCGGTGGCGACGCTCGCGACCGACCGCGCGCTCCTGATCCTCGGCGTGCCCGGCACGGCGAAGTCGTGGGTGTCGGAGCATCTGGCCGCCGCGATCTCCGGCTCGTCCGAGATGATCGTGCAATGCACGGCCGGCACCGACGAGAACCAGATCCGTTATGGCTGGAACTACGCGCTGCTGCTGGCCAAAGGCCCGTCGCGCGAGGCGATGGTGGCGACGCCGCTGATGCGGGCAATGGAGGCGGGGCGGATCGTGCGCTTCGAGGAGCTGACCCGCATGCCCTCGGACGTGCAGGACACGCTGATCACCGTGCTGTCGGAGAAGCTGATGCCGATCCCGGAGATCAACGACTCCATTCACGCCACGCGCGGCTTCAACATGATCGCCACCGCCAATGCGCGCGACAAGGGCGTCAACGAATTGTCGTCGGCGCTCAAGCGGCGCTTCAACGTCGTGGTGCTGCCGCTGCCGGGGGACCTCGATGAAGAGGTGAAGATCGTGACCAAGCGCGTCGGCGAGATCGGCGGCGGCCTGGAGTTGCCCAAGATCGCGCCGGCCGATCAGGAGATCATGCGCATCGTCACGGTGTTCCGCGAGTTGCGCGACGGCCAGACGCTCGATGGCCGGCTGAAGCTGAAATCACCCTCCGGCTCGCTATCGACGGCGGAGGCGATCGCGGTGACGATCGGCGCCTGGGCCGAGGCGGGCCATTTCGGCTCCGGCGAGATCGATGCGCAGAGCATGGCGGCCAATCTGGTCGGCGCGATCGTCAAGGACCCGGTGCAGGACAAGGTGGTGCTGCAGGAATATCTCGAAACCGTCGTGCGCGAGCGCAAGCCGTGGGCCGATCTCTACGGCGCCATCCGCGACGTGATGTGA